The window CTTGCTCGACGCTCGGCAATGCGGCCTCAGGCTTTGCGCCCGCCGGGCTTTGCCAGAGGTTTTGTCCGAGGGCGACCACCGCCACAGGCTTTGGCTGGCCGCGATGGCAGGTGTAGCAGGTGATCGTCGCTCTGCCGGCAAACCGGTCTTTGTTGAGGTCAAAGACCATTTGCATCATCATGCGCGCCGTCTGCTTCGTCGGCTTCTCGTCCTTGTCGAATGGATTCACGTGGCAGTAGTTGCACTTCACGCCGAGCGCGCCGGTCATCAACGCCATAATGGCCTGCAACTCGGACGCCGGCAGCCCTTTCAGGACTTGTATGTTGCGATACATTTGCTCGGTGGTTTTTTCCTGCGCCGGTTCCGCGGGCGCGGCGGCGGCGGCCTCGCTCCGATCAAGCAGGCTGAAGCCGCCGATCAGCAGCACAACCATGACCGTCATCAAGCGCAATCCTTTTTTCATCGCAAGCCTTCCTTTATGTGGCGCAAGCTGTTAGCTTGCGCAGTGGCTGGCGCAAGCTAACAGCTTGCGCCACATCGGATCATTCGATCCTGGCGGCGCACATCGCCTTTCCTGATTCGCAGTAGGTCAGGCCGCTGACTCGCCCCTGCTGGTCACGCAGGAATTCGACCTCGCCATAATGCATCTTGATGAAGAAGCGGTTTTCGGATTCGGGGAATAGCTCATCCTGCATGTCTCTGATCTCACTGATGAGCCGCGCCCCGACTTTCTTGACGCTGACCGTCAGGTTGGCCGGCAGTTGATGCGTTTCCAGGTGCGCGGCGTCGAAGGCATAGCGCCCAACGTAATCGTCATAGACCGCCGGGTCAATCGGCTGAACTTCTCTCAGGCATCTCTCCAGCGTCGCGTGAGCGAGGTGCTGGCGGAAGCCGAGCTTTTCATTGAGCGCCATCGCCGAAAGGTTCAGATGATGGCAGAAGGCGCGGATGAACGAATAGCCGTGCTGCCGAGCGTATTCAAGGGCTCGCAGCTTGAGCGCGGCGGCGATGCCTCGGCGGCGATATTCGCGGAGGACGCCGGTGAACCCTTGTGTGATGCTGCCGGCGACTTCGTCGGCCAGGCGCAAGCTAGTCAGCCCGACATAACGGTCGCCATCAATGGCGATGAAGCAGGCATCGGGCAGAAGGCCGCGGGCCGAGAACCACCGCGCCACCGTGTCGAGGGGGACGGGCGCGAAGGGCTGACGCCCGGGCTCGTCGGCCATGACCGGATTGAGCAGCTCGTGCAGCTTGCGCAAACACAAAGGGTCGCGCTCGCGCGCTTCGGCGTAAGTCACAATCGACACCTCGCCTGCCGCCCGCTCGGCAAGCAACGCGAAAGGCGCGGCGGCAAACTCGGTGACAGGCAGTCGCCATTCTCTGACCACATCGGTTTCGACAAAGCCGCGCGCTTTGAGAAACTCCAGCGCCTCGGTGAGCCGCGCGTCATTGCGGTGCCGGACCGCAATGGCATTGACCTCGCGCAGGTCTTTCATCAACTGGTCGAGCAACAGGTCGCAGACGCCGCTGCGCCAGTGCTCCGGG is drawn from Blastocatellia bacterium and contains these coding sequences:
- a CDS encoding GNAT family N-acetyltransferase, whose product is MDALIAGVLDSQADLADRHRAFAEIVARFQDMAFACAYAILRDYYLAEDAAQEAFITAWQKLDQLKEPAAFPGWFKRIVFSQCHRLTRGRRLLVLPLDAGSGLASSRPDPQAIAEKLELSEKVLAAVGALPDGERMVTTLFYIDGYSQHDIGDFLELQATTVAKRLFSARRRLKQELIGMLKDDLRQHRPSRRSDFAEQVQARLRPFAESDWETVSSMACGMAGDPRDAGDWLRRRRQFDESRLIRRHYVAQHAETGQVLGYGAVEQTIFLPQYQLLFVVAPEHWRSGVCDLLLDQLMKDLREVNAIAVRHRNDARLTEALEFLKARGFVETDVVREWRLPVTEFAAAPFALLAERAAGEVSIVTYAEARERDPLCLRKLHELLNPVMADEPGRQPFAPVPLDTVARWFSARGLLPDACFIAIDGDRYVGLTSLRLADEVAGSITQGFTGVLREYRRRGIAAALKLRALEYARQHGYSFIRAFCHHLNLSAMALNEKLGFRQHLAHATLERCLREVQPIDPAVYDDYVGRYAFDAAHLETHQLPANLTVSVKKVGARLISEIRDMQDELFPESENRFFIKMHYGEVEFLRDQQGRVSGLTYCESGKAMCAARIE